In the genome of Siniperca chuatsi isolate FFG_IHB_CAS linkage group LG17, ASM2008510v1, whole genome shotgun sequence, one region contains:
- the cgnb gene encoding cingulin isoform X1 produces the protein MSTLSTDRKPLVDYGVQIRFIKDLDDTGGGYPDKNKGSNSATPPSNKYGVAVRVQGISGQPYVVLKDGEKGDSYGVQLNTPTPSSGPPSPCNSLPKIYKEPAELTNPYSPAVNSPRSPVSADEDGEIFGSPLKRPPGDGQAGTQGEEEGGAGREGHVGRSKAEPKLKATASEAEKNRDWTSKDEYNEAGLKPVKLNVVGPRKVTQTGSGFTGSLGRYSGKKQTTSSPSETLPEPPASTGEEPVPTIDTNSLAPINKLISKFNSGTPGSAPQTRGRSGARQRLRFDERRRSRSLDARKDIQPEVSLPSPSSPTLNPYAVPLSTSSNLLTSFAPASGSLGRSPASVSKVTALEAPYPSFKSPGKFVAKATTPAVAKKPEIPPRSQTSQSTEVISEEEAQVKQTIYNTLKDGTSESEGSLKRKVNLVYETTGSYKKEGSDVSFKKRNLEELQEQLNRCKKELQQAHDELAEERMAREGAESRLRLQEDQLAELQEELRRVSENSPHSDSLQTDVMILQAELAEAAMLHQRQEEILHQRERELTALKGALKEEVECHDREMEDLREQYSQDMENLRRTMEQVTQSQEQIEEERERVNASMLFLEVELESCRDQGEQWKTQLEATTQESGEHIYSQMLLKSRLEKEEFEGELKDLQDSLLTMKKQMPASDDNRASAEELQRCHDDLKRARTDLDKQKGELDEKREALQALKKASGEKEAELLSEISRLKEQSQKDKVHLEEALEKAKESSAGSLGNTVVDHGTSLELQEANTRLRERLARMTRFHSSVPRSSEAEEAVEALEDENRSLKSQLEEAKRGTTRLSKERDELTRRLEERDLEREALRRGKSDLEEQKRLLDRALEKINKEMEVMMGDSRQSVAALQTQLDDYRERSRKDLQEAQRNSKDRLAELQRAQSNLKAQQEEVSRLKKELLVCSEERDSAQLERDLLNNRLKHLESELESEKSTYTDRTREIRGLEDKIKTLEIELDEERSSVELLNDRITRSRDQVDQLRSELMQERSARHDLEMDKSALERQLKELRSRVADMEGQTRPPAGLTLLENKIQELEERLHSEEREKASIQASQRRMERKLKELNATLDQERSQHVEQRDQLFLRVKALKRQVDESEGEVERLEGVRRKVLRDLEEQQELQEALHAKVTALENELKRKSQQTHRAALGSSTLSSEDEDGFYDTNITSILNESHLQTSNC, from the exons ATGAGCACTCTCTCCACTGACAGGAAGCCTCTTGTGGATTACGGCGTTCAGATCCGCTTCATCAAGGACCTCGATGACACAGGTGGAGGTTATCCTGATAAAAATAAAGGAAGCAACAGTGCAACTCCTCCTTCCAATAAGTATGGGGTGGCAGTGCGGGTTCAGGGAATCTCTGGACAGCCATATGTGGTCCTGAAAGATGGCGAGAAAGGTGACTCTTACGGAGTTCAGCTAAACACTCCCACCCCCAGCTCAGGGCCACCTTCACCTTGCAACAGCCTCCCCAAAATTTATAAAGAACCAGCAGAATTAACAAACCCCTATAGTCCTGCTGTAAATTCACCTCGCTCCCCTGTTTCTGCTGATGAGGATGGGGAGATTTTTGGGAGCCCTCTTAAAAGACCTCCAGGGGACGGTCAAGCAGGAACccaaggggaggaggagggtggagctGGCAGAGAAGGGCATGTAGGGAGATCGAAAGCTGAACCCAAACTCAAAGCAACAGCCAgtgaagcagagaaaaacagagattGGACCAGTAAAGATGAGTATAATGAAGCAGGGCTGAAACCtgtcaaattaaatgttgtgGGACCCAGAAAGGTCACGCAAACTGGCTCTGGTTTCACCGGCTCTTTGGGGCGATACAGTGGGAAAAAACAGACTACATCTTCCCCTTCAGAGACGCTCCCAGAACCTCCAGCATCAACCGGTGAGGAGCCTGTCCCAACAATCGATACCAACTCCCTGGCTCCCATCAACAAGCTCATCAGTAAGTTCAACAGTGGAACGCCTGGCAGCGCCCCACAGACGAGAGGCCGCTCCGGAGCGAGGCAGCGGCTCAGGTTTGACGAGCGCAGGCGGTCCAGAAGTCTTGATGCTAGAAAAGATATTCAGCCTGAGGTTTCCCTTCCCTCTCCTAGCTCTCCGACTCTGAATCCCTACGCTGTTCCTTTGTCTACCTCTTCCAATTTGTTGACGTCATTTGCCCCAGCAAGCGGTAGCCTCGGAAGGAGCCCTGCATCTGTTTCCAAGGTGACAGCACTCGAGGCCCCCTATCCGAGCTTTAAGTCACCAGGGAAGTTTGTTGCCAAGGCCACCACTCCGGCTGTAGCAAAAAAGCCT GAGATACCTCCGAGGAGCCAAACGAGTCAGAGCACAGAGGTCATCAGTGAGGAGGAAGCTCAAGTTAAGCAAACTATTTACAACACCCTTAAAGATGG CACCAGTGAGAGCGAGGGATCCCTCAAAAGAAAGGTCAACCTTGTCTATGAGACAACCGGCAGTTATAAG AAGGAAGGATCTGATGTGAGCTTCAAAAAGAGGAACCTCGAGGAGCTTCAGGAGCAACTCAATCGCTGCAAGAAAGAACTGCAGCAGGCCCATGATGA ACTGGCTGAGGAGCGTATGGCCAGAGAGGGGGCGGAGTCTCGTCTGCGCCTACAGGAAGATCAGCTGGCTGAGCTTcaagaggagctgaggagggtTTCAGAAAACTCACCTCACTCAGACTCACTGCAGACG GATGTGATGATTCTGCAGGCCGAGCTGGCGGAGGCTGCCATGTTACATCAGCGCCAGGAGGAGATTCTACACCAGCGGGAGCGGGAGCTGACGGCCCTGAAGGGGGCGCTaaaggaggaggtggagtgccatgacagagagatggaggatcTGAGGGAGCAGTACAGCCAGGACATGGAGAACCTGAGAAGAACCATGGAGCAGGTCACACAG TCGCAGGAGCAGatagaagaggagagggagagggtgaACGCCTCCATGTTGTTCCTGGAGGTAGAActggagagctgcagagatcagGGAGAGCAGTGGAAGACGCAGCTGGAGGCCACCACACAGGA GAGCGGGGAGCACATCTACAGTCaaat GCTGCTGAAATCCCGTTTGGAGAAGGAAGAATTTGAGGGCGAGCTGAAGGATCTTCAGGATTCACTGCTCACCATGAAGAAACAAATGCCTGCATCTGATGATAACCGTGCTTCAGCAGAG GAGCTTCAGCGTTGCCATGATGATCTGAAGCGGGCTCGCACCGATCTGGACAAACAAAAGGGCGAGTTAGACGAGAAGAGGGAGGCACTTCAAGCCCTGAAGAAAGCgagtggagagaaagaggctgAGCTTCTGTCTGAGATCAGCAGGTTGAAGGAGCAGTCGCAGAAAGACAAAGTCCACCTGGAAGAGGCACTCGAGAAGGCAAAGGAG TCGTCAGCTGGGTCTTTGGGAAACACTGTGGTGGACCACGGCACCAGCCTGGAGCTCCAGGAAGCAAACACTCGCCTCAGAGAGAGGCTGGCCCGCATG ACTAGGTTTCACTCCAGCGTGCCCCGGAGCTCAGAGGCCGAGGAGGCGGTGGAAGCTCTGGAAGATGAGAACCGCTCCCTGAAGTCTCAGCTGGAGGAGGCCAAGAGAGGAACCACCCGCCTGAGTAAGGAGAGGGACGAGCTGACCCGGCGGCTGGAGGAGAGAGACCTGGAGAGGGAGGCACTGAGGAGGGGCAAGAGTGACctggaggagcagaagaggCTGCTGGACCGAGCCCTGGAGAAGATTaacaaagag ATGGAGGTGATGATGGGAGATTCCCGTCAGTCGGTGGCCGCCCTGCAAACACAACTTGACGACTACAGGGAGCGCTCGAGGAAGGACCTGCAAGAAGCCCAGCGCAACAGCAAGGACAGGCTGGCAGAGCTGCAGAGGGCTCAGAGTAACCTCAAGGCCCAGCAAGAAGAG GTTTCCCGTCTGAAGAAGGAGCTGCTGGTGTgcagtgaggagagagacagcgcccagctggagagagacctcCTCAACAACCGTCTCAAACACTTAGAGAGCGAACTAGAATCAGAGAAGAGCACCTACACTGACCGCACCAGGGAGATCAGGGGCCTGGAG GATAAAATCAAGACACTGGAGATCGAACTggatgaggagaggagcagCGTGGAGCTTCTGAACGACCGCATCACACGTAGCAGAGATCAG GTGGACCAGCTTCGTTCAGAGCTGATGCAGGAGCGTTCAGCGAGACATGACCTGGAAATGGACAAGAGCGCACTTGAGAGACAG CTGAAGGAGTTGAGGTCTCGTGTGGCAGACATGGAGGGACAGACTCGGCCCCCAGCTGGACTCACCCTGCTAGAAAACAAAATTCAAGAGTTGGAGGAGAGACTACACAGTGAAGAAAG AGAGAAGGCCAGCATCCAGGCTTCTCAGCGACGAATGGAGAGGAAACTAAAGGAGCTAAACGCCACGTTAGACCAGGAGAGAAGCCAACATGTTGAGCAGAGAGATCAG TTATTTCTGCGCGTGAAGGCCTTGAAACGGCAGGTGGACGAGAGCGAGGGAGAGGTGGAGCGCTTGGAGGGAGTCCGCCGGAAGGTTCTCAGAGAcctggaggagcagcaggagctcCAGGAAGCACTGCATGCCAAAGTCACAGCCCTGGAGAATGAACTAAA GCGGAAGTCACAGCAGACACATCGTGCAGCTCTGGGCTCCTCCACTTTGAGCTCTGAGGATGAGGACGGTTTCTATGACACCAACATCACCTCCATCCTGAATGAGAGCCATCTACAGACCTCCAACTGCTAA
- the cgnb gene encoding cingulin isoform X3: MSTLSTDRKPLVDYGVQIRFIKDLDDTGGGYPDKNKGSNSATPPSNKYGVAVRVQGISGQPYVVLKDGEKGDSYGVQLNTPTPSSGPPSPCNSLPKIYKEPAELTNPYSPAVNSPRSPVSADEDGEIFGSPLKRPPGDGQAGTQGEEEGGAGREGHVGRSKAEPKLKATASEAEKNRDWTSKDEYNEAGLKPVKLNVVGPRKVTQTGSGFTGSLGRYSGKKQTTSSPSETLPEPPASTGEEPVPTIDTNSLAPINKLISKFNSGTPGSAPQTRGRSGARQRLRFDERRRSRSLDARKDIQPEVSLPSPSSPTLNPYAVPLSTSSNLLTSFAPASGSLGRSPASVSKVTALEAPYPSFKSPGKFVAKATTPAVAKKPEIPPRSQTSQSTEVISEEEAQVKQTIYNTLKDGTSESEGSLKRKVNLVYETTGSYKKEGSDVSFKKRNLEELQEQLNRCKKELQQAHDELAEERMAREGAESRLRLQEDQLAELQEELRRVSENSPHSDSLQTDVMILQAELAEAAMLHQRQEEILHQRERELTALKGALKEEVECHDREMEDLREQYSQDMENLRRTMEQVTQSQEQIEEERERVNASMLFLEVELESCRDQGEQWKTQLEATTQESGEHIYSQMLLKSRLEKEEFEGELKDLQDSLLTMKKQMPASDDNRASAEELQRCHDDLKRARTDLDKQKGELDEKREALQALKKASGEKEAELLSEISRLKEQSQKDKVHLEEALEKAKESSAGSLGNTVVDHGTSLELQEANTRLRERLARMTRFHSSVPRSSEAEEAVEALEDENRSLKSQLEEAKRGTTRLSKERDELTRRLEERDLEREALRRGKSDLEEQKRLLDRALEKINKEMEVMMGDSRQSVAALQTQLDDYRERSRKDLQEAQRNSKDRLAELQRAQSNLKAQQEEDKIKTLEIELDEERSSVELLNDRITRSRDQVDQLRSELMQERSARHDLEMDKSALERQLKELRSRVADMEGQTRPPAGLTLLENKIQELEERLHSEEREKASIQASQRRMERKLKELNATLDQERSQHVEQRDQLFLRVKALKRQVDESEGEVERLEGVRRKVLRDLEEQQELQEALHAKVTALENELKRKSQQTHRAALGSSTLSSEDEDGFYDTNITSILNESHLQTSNC, from the exons ATGAGCACTCTCTCCACTGACAGGAAGCCTCTTGTGGATTACGGCGTTCAGATCCGCTTCATCAAGGACCTCGATGACACAGGTGGAGGTTATCCTGATAAAAATAAAGGAAGCAACAGTGCAACTCCTCCTTCCAATAAGTATGGGGTGGCAGTGCGGGTTCAGGGAATCTCTGGACAGCCATATGTGGTCCTGAAAGATGGCGAGAAAGGTGACTCTTACGGAGTTCAGCTAAACACTCCCACCCCCAGCTCAGGGCCACCTTCACCTTGCAACAGCCTCCCCAAAATTTATAAAGAACCAGCAGAATTAACAAACCCCTATAGTCCTGCTGTAAATTCACCTCGCTCCCCTGTTTCTGCTGATGAGGATGGGGAGATTTTTGGGAGCCCTCTTAAAAGACCTCCAGGGGACGGTCAAGCAGGAACccaaggggaggaggagggtggagctGGCAGAGAAGGGCATGTAGGGAGATCGAAAGCTGAACCCAAACTCAAAGCAACAGCCAgtgaagcagagaaaaacagagattGGACCAGTAAAGATGAGTATAATGAAGCAGGGCTGAAACCtgtcaaattaaatgttgtgGGACCCAGAAAGGTCACGCAAACTGGCTCTGGTTTCACCGGCTCTTTGGGGCGATACAGTGGGAAAAAACAGACTACATCTTCCCCTTCAGAGACGCTCCCAGAACCTCCAGCATCAACCGGTGAGGAGCCTGTCCCAACAATCGATACCAACTCCCTGGCTCCCATCAACAAGCTCATCAGTAAGTTCAACAGTGGAACGCCTGGCAGCGCCCCACAGACGAGAGGCCGCTCCGGAGCGAGGCAGCGGCTCAGGTTTGACGAGCGCAGGCGGTCCAGAAGTCTTGATGCTAGAAAAGATATTCAGCCTGAGGTTTCCCTTCCCTCTCCTAGCTCTCCGACTCTGAATCCCTACGCTGTTCCTTTGTCTACCTCTTCCAATTTGTTGACGTCATTTGCCCCAGCAAGCGGTAGCCTCGGAAGGAGCCCTGCATCTGTTTCCAAGGTGACAGCACTCGAGGCCCCCTATCCGAGCTTTAAGTCACCAGGGAAGTTTGTTGCCAAGGCCACCACTCCGGCTGTAGCAAAAAAGCCT GAGATACCTCCGAGGAGCCAAACGAGTCAGAGCACAGAGGTCATCAGTGAGGAGGAAGCTCAAGTTAAGCAAACTATTTACAACACCCTTAAAGATGG CACCAGTGAGAGCGAGGGATCCCTCAAAAGAAAGGTCAACCTTGTCTATGAGACAACCGGCAGTTATAAG AAGGAAGGATCTGATGTGAGCTTCAAAAAGAGGAACCTCGAGGAGCTTCAGGAGCAACTCAATCGCTGCAAGAAAGAACTGCAGCAGGCCCATGATGA ACTGGCTGAGGAGCGTATGGCCAGAGAGGGGGCGGAGTCTCGTCTGCGCCTACAGGAAGATCAGCTGGCTGAGCTTcaagaggagctgaggagggtTTCAGAAAACTCACCTCACTCAGACTCACTGCAGACG GATGTGATGATTCTGCAGGCCGAGCTGGCGGAGGCTGCCATGTTACATCAGCGCCAGGAGGAGATTCTACACCAGCGGGAGCGGGAGCTGACGGCCCTGAAGGGGGCGCTaaaggaggaggtggagtgccatgacagagagatggaggatcTGAGGGAGCAGTACAGCCAGGACATGGAGAACCTGAGAAGAACCATGGAGCAGGTCACACAG TCGCAGGAGCAGatagaagaggagagggagagggtgaACGCCTCCATGTTGTTCCTGGAGGTAGAActggagagctgcagagatcagGGAGAGCAGTGGAAGACGCAGCTGGAGGCCACCACACAGGA GAGCGGGGAGCACATCTACAGTCaaat GCTGCTGAAATCCCGTTTGGAGAAGGAAGAATTTGAGGGCGAGCTGAAGGATCTTCAGGATTCACTGCTCACCATGAAGAAACAAATGCCTGCATCTGATGATAACCGTGCTTCAGCAGAG GAGCTTCAGCGTTGCCATGATGATCTGAAGCGGGCTCGCACCGATCTGGACAAACAAAAGGGCGAGTTAGACGAGAAGAGGGAGGCACTTCAAGCCCTGAAGAAAGCgagtggagagaaagaggctgAGCTTCTGTCTGAGATCAGCAGGTTGAAGGAGCAGTCGCAGAAAGACAAAGTCCACCTGGAAGAGGCACTCGAGAAGGCAAAGGAG TCGTCAGCTGGGTCTTTGGGAAACACTGTGGTGGACCACGGCACCAGCCTGGAGCTCCAGGAAGCAAACACTCGCCTCAGAGAGAGGCTGGCCCGCATG ACTAGGTTTCACTCCAGCGTGCCCCGGAGCTCAGAGGCCGAGGAGGCGGTGGAAGCTCTGGAAGATGAGAACCGCTCCCTGAAGTCTCAGCTGGAGGAGGCCAAGAGAGGAACCACCCGCCTGAGTAAGGAGAGGGACGAGCTGACCCGGCGGCTGGAGGAGAGAGACCTGGAGAGGGAGGCACTGAGGAGGGGCAAGAGTGACctggaggagcagaagaggCTGCTGGACCGAGCCCTGGAGAAGATTaacaaagag ATGGAGGTGATGATGGGAGATTCCCGTCAGTCGGTGGCCGCCCTGCAAACACAACTTGACGACTACAGGGAGCGCTCGAGGAAGGACCTGCAAGAAGCCCAGCGCAACAGCAAGGACAGGCTGGCAGAGCTGCAGAGGGCTCAGAGTAACCTCAAGGCCCAGCAAGAAGAG GATAAAATCAAGACACTGGAGATCGAACTggatgaggagaggagcagCGTGGAGCTTCTGAACGACCGCATCACACGTAGCAGAGATCAG GTGGACCAGCTTCGTTCAGAGCTGATGCAGGAGCGTTCAGCGAGACATGACCTGGAAATGGACAAGAGCGCACTTGAGAGACAG CTGAAGGAGTTGAGGTCTCGTGTGGCAGACATGGAGGGACAGACTCGGCCCCCAGCTGGACTCACCCTGCTAGAAAACAAAATTCAAGAGTTGGAGGAGAGACTACACAGTGAAGAAAG AGAGAAGGCCAGCATCCAGGCTTCTCAGCGACGAATGGAGAGGAAACTAAAGGAGCTAAACGCCACGTTAGACCAGGAGAGAAGCCAACATGTTGAGCAGAGAGATCAG TTATTTCTGCGCGTGAAGGCCTTGAAACGGCAGGTGGACGAGAGCGAGGGAGAGGTGGAGCGCTTGGAGGGAGTCCGCCGGAAGGTTCTCAGAGAcctggaggagcagcaggagctcCAGGAAGCACTGCATGCCAAAGTCACAGCCCTGGAGAATGAACTAAA GCGGAAGTCACAGCAGACACATCGTGCAGCTCTGGGCTCCTCCACTTTGAGCTCTGAGGATGAGGACGGTTTCTATGACACCAACATCACCTCCATCCTGAATGAGAGCCATCTACAGACCTCCAACTGCTAA
- the cgnb gene encoding cingulin isoform X2 has translation MSTLSTDRKPLVDYGVQIRFIKDLDDTGGGYPDKNKGSNSATPPSNKYGVAVRVQGISGQPYVVLKDGEKGDSYGVQLNTPTPSSGPPSPCNSLPKIYKEPAELTNPYSPAVNSPRSPVSADEDGEIFGSPLKRPPGDGQAGTQGEEEGGAGREGHVGRSKAEPKLKATASEAEKNRDWTSKDEYNEAGLKPVKLNVVGPRKVTQTGSGFTGSLGRYSGKKQTTSSPSETLPEPPASTGEEPVPTIDTNSLAPINKLISKFNSGTPGSAPQTRGRSGARQRLRFDERRRSRSLDARKDIQPEVSLPSPSSPTLNPYAVPLSTSSNLLTSFAPASGSLGRSPASVSKVTALEAPYPSFKSPGKFVAKATTPAVAKKPEIPPRSQTSQSTEVISEEEAQVKQTIYNTLKDGTSESEGSLKRKVNLVYETTGSYKKEGSDVSFKKRNLEELQEQLNRCKKELQQAHDELAEERMAREGAESRLRLQEDQLAELQEELRRVSENSPHSDSLQTDVMILQAELAEAAMLHQRQEEILHQRERELTALKGALKEEVECHDREMEDLREQYSQDMENLRRTMEQVTQSQEQIEEERERVNASMLFLEVELESCRDQGEQWKTQLEATTQELLKSRLEKEEFEGELKDLQDSLLTMKKQMPASDDNRASAEELQRCHDDLKRARTDLDKQKGELDEKREALQALKKASGEKEAELLSEISRLKEQSQKDKVHLEEALEKAKESSAGSLGNTVVDHGTSLELQEANTRLRERLARMTRFHSSVPRSSEAEEAVEALEDENRSLKSQLEEAKRGTTRLSKERDELTRRLEERDLEREALRRGKSDLEEQKRLLDRALEKINKEMEVMMGDSRQSVAALQTQLDDYRERSRKDLQEAQRNSKDRLAELQRAQSNLKAQQEEVSRLKKELLVCSEERDSAQLERDLLNNRLKHLESELESEKSTYTDRTREIRGLEDKIKTLEIELDEERSSVELLNDRITRSRDQVDQLRSELMQERSARHDLEMDKSALERQLKELRSRVADMEGQTRPPAGLTLLENKIQELEERLHSEEREKASIQASQRRMERKLKELNATLDQERSQHVEQRDQLFLRVKALKRQVDESEGEVERLEGVRRKVLRDLEEQQELQEALHAKVTALENELKRKSQQTHRAALGSSTLSSEDEDGFYDTNITSILNESHLQTSNC, from the exons ATGAGCACTCTCTCCACTGACAGGAAGCCTCTTGTGGATTACGGCGTTCAGATCCGCTTCATCAAGGACCTCGATGACACAGGTGGAGGTTATCCTGATAAAAATAAAGGAAGCAACAGTGCAACTCCTCCTTCCAATAAGTATGGGGTGGCAGTGCGGGTTCAGGGAATCTCTGGACAGCCATATGTGGTCCTGAAAGATGGCGAGAAAGGTGACTCTTACGGAGTTCAGCTAAACACTCCCACCCCCAGCTCAGGGCCACCTTCACCTTGCAACAGCCTCCCCAAAATTTATAAAGAACCAGCAGAATTAACAAACCCCTATAGTCCTGCTGTAAATTCACCTCGCTCCCCTGTTTCTGCTGATGAGGATGGGGAGATTTTTGGGAGCCCTCTTAAAAGACCTCCAGGGGACGGTCAAGCAGGAACccaaggggaggaggagggtggagctGGCAGAGAAGGGCATGTAGGGAGATCGAAAGCTGAACCCAAACTCAAAGCAACAGCCAgtgaagcagagaaaaacagagattGGACCAGTAAAGATGAGTATAATGAAGCAGGGCTGAAACCtgtcaaattaaatgttgtgGGACCCAGAAAGGTCACGCAAACTGGCTCTGGTTTCACCGGCTCTTTGGGGCGATACAGTGGGAAAAAACAGACTACATCTTCCCCTTCAGAGACGCTCCCAGAACCTCCAGCATCAACCGGTGAGGAGCCTGTCCCAACAATCGATACCAACTCCCTGGCTCCCATCAACAAGCTCATCAGTAAGTTCAACAGTGGAACGCCTGGCAGCGCCCCACAGACGAGAGGCCGCTCCGGAGCGAGGCAGCGGCTCAGGTTTGACGAGCGCAGGCGGTCCAGAAGTCTTGATGCTAGAAAAGATATTCAGCCTGAGGTTTCCCTTCCCTCTCCTAGCTCTCCGACTCTGAATCCCTACGCTGTTCCTTTGTCTACCTCTTCCAATTTGTTGACGTCATTTGCCCCAGCAAGCGGTAGCCTCGGAAGGAGCCCTGCATCTGTTTCCAAGGTGACAGCACTCGAGGCCCCCTATCCGAGCTTTAAGTCACCAGGGAAGTTTGTTGCCAAGGCCACCACTCCGGCTGTAGCAAAAAAGCCT GAGATACCTCCGAGGAGCCAAACGAGTCAGAGCACAGAGGTCATCAGTGAGGAGGAAGCTCAAGTTAAGCAAACTATTTACAACACCCTTAAAGATGG CACCAGTGAGAGCGAGGGATCCCTCAAAAGAAAGGTCAACCTTGTCTATGAGACAACCGGCAGTTATAAG AAGGAAGGATCTGATGTGAGCTTCAAAAAGAGGAACCTCGAGGAGCTTCAGGAGCAACTCAATCGCTGCAAGAAAGAACTGCAGCAGGCCCATGATGA ACTGGCTGAGGAGCGTATGGCCAGAGAGGGGGCGGAGTCTCGTCTGCGCCTACAGGAAGATCAGCTGGCTGAGCTTcaagaggagctgaggagggtTTCAGAAAACTCACCTCACTCAGACTCACTGCAGACG GATGTGATGATTCTGCAGGCCGAGCTGGCGGAGGCTGCCATGTTACATCAGCGCCAGGAGGAGATTCTACACCAGCGGGAGCGGGAGCTGACGGCCCTGAAGGGGGCGCTaaaggaggaggtggagtgccatgacagagagatggaggatcTGAGGGAGCAGTACAGCCAGGACATGGAGAACCTGAGAAGAACCATGGAGCAGGTCACACAG TCGCAGGAGCAGatagaagaggagagggagagggtgaACGCCTCCATGTTGTTCCTGGAGGTAGAActggagagctgcagagatcagGGAGAGCAGTGGAAGACGCAGCTGGAGGCCACCACACAGGA GCTGCTGAAATCCCGTTTGGAGAAGGAAGAATTTGAGGGCGAGCTGAAGGATCTTCAGGATTCACTGCTCACCATGAAGAAACAAATGCCTGCATCTGATGATAACCGTGCTTCAGCAGAG GAGCTTCAGCGTTGCCATGATGATCTGAAGCGGGCTCGCACCGATCTGGACAAACAAAAGGGCGAGTTAGACGAGAAGAGGGAGGCACTTCAAGCCCTGAAGAAAGCgagtggagagaaagaggctgAGCTTCTGTCTGAGATCAGCAGGTTGAAGGAGCAGTCGCAGAAAGACAAAGTCCACCTGGAAGAGGCACTCGAGAAGGCAAAGGAG TCGTCAGCTGGGTCTTTGGGAAACACTGTGGTGGACCACGGCACCAGCCTGGAGCTCCAGGAAGCAAACACTCGCCTCAGAGAGAGGCTGGCCCGCATG ACTAGGTTTCACTCCAGCGTGCCCCGGAGCTCAGAGGCCGAGGAGGCGGTGGAAGCTCTGGAAGATGAGAACCGCTCCCTGAAGTCTCAGCTGGAGGAGGCCAAGAGAGGAACCACCCGCCTGAGTAAGGAGAGGGACGAGCTGACCCGGCGGCTGGAGGAGAGAGACCTGGAGAGGGAGGCACTGAGGAGGGGCAAGAGTGACctggaggagcagaagaggCTGCTGGACCGAGCCCTGGAGAAGATTaacaaagag ATGGAGGTGATGATGGGAGATTCCCGTCAGTCGGTGGCCGCCCTGCAAACACAACTTGACGACTACAGGGAGCGCTCGAGGAAGGACCTGCAAGAAGCCCAGCGCAACAGCAAGGACAGGCTGGCAGAGCTGCAGAGGGCTCAGAGTAACCTCAAGGCCCAGCAAGAAGAG GTTTCCCGTCTGAAGAAGGAGCTGCTGGTGTgcagtgaggagagagacagcgcccagctggagagagacctcCTCAACAACCGTCTCAAACACTTAGAGAGCGAACTAGAATCAGAGAAGAGCACCTACACTGACCGCACCAGGGAGATCAGGGGCCTGGAG GATAAAATCAAGACACTGGAGATCGAACTggatgaggagaggagcagCGTGGAGCTTCTGAACGACCGCATCACACGTAGCAGAGATCAG GTGGACCAGCTTCGTTCAGAGCTGATGCAGGAGCGTTCAGCGAGACATGACCTGGAAATGGACAAGAGCGCACTTGAGAGACAG CTGAAGGAGTTGAGGTCTCGTGTGGCAGACATGGAGGGACAGACTCGGCCCCCAGCTGGACTCACCCTGCTAGAAAACAAAATTCAAGAGTTGGAGGAGAGACTACACAGTGAAGAAAG AGAGAAGGCCAGCATCCAGGCTTCTCAGCGACGAATGGAGAGGAAACTAAAGGAGCTAAACGCCACGTTAGACCAGGAGAGAAGCCAACATGTTGAGCAGAGAGATCAG TTATTTCTGCGCGTGAAGGCCTTGAAACGGCAGGTGGACGAGAGCGAGGGAGAGGTGGAGCGCTTGGAGGGAGTCCGCCGGAAGGTTCTCAGAGAcctggaggagcagcaggagctcCAGGAAGCACTGCATGCCAAAGTCACAGCCCTGGAGAATGAACTAAA GCGGAAGTCACAGCAGACACATCGTGCAGCTCTGGGCTCCTCCACTTTGAGCTCTGAGGATGAGGACGGTTTCTATGACACCAACATCACCTCCATCCTGAATGAGAGCCATCTACAGACCTCCAACTGCTAA